The DNA segment GTTCTGGATATCTGTGCCGGACTGAGGAATAATCCCTATACGGTGGTGCCCGGATCGACCAAGGAGTTTCAAGTCTCGGAAGACTGGAAAAAATACTCTTTTCAATTTAAAACGGATAGGGATTACGCGGAGGAAATGACCGTATCCCGGGTAATGCTGGCCTCCTATGGTCAGCCCTCGACTTTATACTTTGGACCGATTCGATTGCGGGAGGTTCCTCCCATGGTGCCGTTGGCACTGAGTGACGATTGGGTGGTATTTAAAAATGTATCTCCGCCCGAGGATTTTGCGAGAATCCCGAGCGAGATGAAGGGACCTTCGGGCTCGGTGACTCCTTTCCTCGTGGGGGGTGTTGATGGAGAGATCGACCTGGAGTCCGCTTCGGGGGGCGGAGAATCCGGAAGAGTTGCGATTCTATTCAATGAGTTTGAGTCCTCGGGCGTGGGGACAATGCGCGTCGGGATGGCCGCCGATTGGTGGATGCAGGTCTTCATGAATGGCAAGCCGATCTATGATACGCTGGGCACCGGGAACGTTTCCCAGGACTTTTCCGTCAATGACCATGTATTTGATTTTCCGGTCCAAAAGGGAAACAACGTTCTTGCGGTTAAGGTGAAAAGTGGATCGAAGGGCTGGCGCTTTGTCTATGGCGAGCCGTCACGAGCTCCTCTCGACCCCGGTCTGCTAGTGATTCGGCCGGGAAAACGGTGGAAGCCACTGAATATGGATGCCTACATCGTGAAATCCGGTACGGCTCTGGATTTCGCGAATCTCATGGGGAAGCCCGAGCCCGCCGGATCTTATGGGCGTCTGATCGTCTCGGAGGAAGGGCGGTTGGTCTTCGAACAACGTCCGGATCATCCGGTTCGGTTTCTTGCCTTTAACAATTCCCTTAGTTGGTGGCGCAAGAACGCGCACACTTGGACAAAGCAGGATATTGAAAACTACGCCGATGCGATCGCGCGGCAGGGGTATAATATGGTGCGTTTGCATCACGTGGAACGGTTTCTTCTGGGATTCAAAATTCATGACCGGCCTCACAAGACTTTGCTGGAGACCGGAATTCCAGAATCGGCCGAAGAAATCGATTTCGATTTTGAAAATTACGATCGCTTCGAATACCTGATCTTTTGCCTGAAGGAGCGTGGGATCTATATCAACCTCGATCTGATGGCCGCCAACAGTGGCTACACCTTAGCCTACACCAGCAAGGTTGATTCACGGAGGAGTTTTCGAACGCAGCTTCTCTTCAATTCGGAGTATCGAAAGCATTGGAAAAATGCCGTCGAATATCTCCTCACCCGAGAGAACCAGTATACGGGAACCAGTCTGAAGAGTGATCCGATGGTGGCTCTCGTAGAACCATTCAATGAACAGGATCTTCGTCTCTACGACAAAAACATGCTGAAGGAGTTTACTCCCTTCTTTGTCGAATTCCTGCGGGAGAAGTATGGCAATGATCAAGATCTTCAGAAGGCCTGGAGTGATCCTTCGATTACGTTCGCAAACGTTCCGGTGATCAGTGAGGACTTGCTGCGAAAAGGGGATGCAAGGTCGGAGGATGCTGGAAGCTTTCTCATCGAAACGATGTCGGACATGACAAAGTGGTATTTTGAGACTCTTCGAGGGATCGGATATAACGGCCTGATCTCGCAGTGGGATATGATTATGCGAACAATGGAAGTTCCTGTCCGGGCATTGATGCCGGTCATCGCCCAGCATTCATATTTCAGTCATCCTTCAAAGGGAATCCCTACGAAGAATTTGGTCGAGAAATCGCCGAATTGGCGCTTCAAACTCGGAAGTCCTCAGTACGACATCATGGTACGCCAGGAAAGCTCCTTGAATTCGAGTTACTTTCGGGCGGCTGCCGCTGCGCGCTTTCTGGATAGGCCGTTCTTGGTTACCGAATATTCGCACAGTGCGTACAATAAGTTTCGTCACGAGCGAGGGCTTTACTTCGGTTCTTATGCTTCGTTTCAAGGATGGGATTGCCTAACGGTTCATGGAGATACCACGGCAGTGAGAGATACTGTGTATGAGCCCCTGGCCCTTTTTGAAAGCGCCATCGATCCGATATCGAGAGCGTCCGAAACCGTGGCCGCACTCGCATTCCGGCGGGGAGATGTGGAAGAGTCGAAGCAGACGATCGAATTTCCTCTGACCTGGGACCTTATGTTTCCCAAGCATTTCCTTGCAGCGATCGGAGATGGGTATGCGAAGCTCTCCATGCTTGCGAAAATCGGGGTGTCCTACTCTGAGGTGGAGCCGCTCATGGCGGTCGGAAAGGTGACGCCCACCTTGAAGATGATGCCCAACCATTTTTCTCCTTTGAAAGTCACAACCTGGTATGTGAAGGCCTCGTCCGCGGACGAAGGGTATTTCGATGGCCTGATCGAGGAATTGAGAGACGCGGGTGTCCTCGCTTCGGACAATCGAACCAGCTTTGAAGAGAGAGTTTTTGAAAGTGATACGAAGGAAATCGTTCTGGATGCCAAAAAGGAAACAATGTCTGTCGTGAGCCCACGTTTGGAGGGGGCTATCCTGAAAGAGAACTCTCCCGTTGATTTGGGAAATCTGAAAATTGAGGAATGTTCCCGTCCTGCATCGGTTGTAGTGGGGACCCTCGAGAGCGAGGGAGATATTCTCAATTCCAGCCACCTGCTCCTCGTATTCGCAACGAATGCGTTGAATGATGGAATGACGTTCGAGCGTTCGAACATGCTGCTTCTCGCTGAGATCGGAGACCTCCCCATTCTGATGGAGACCGCGAAAGTTTCGCTCCGGTTAAAAACCTCCCAGACCGTCAAACCAGTAGTCTATGCGTTGAATATGGATGGGACCCGGGGTGAGACAGTTCCCTGTGAATTGAAGGCTGGCGAGCTGACACTTCAGATGGATACGGAATCGCTTGAGTATGGAACTCCCTATTTCGAAATCGTTTATCCGGACGGTTCCCTTCCGGAGAAGAAATGAGAGGAGTGGAATTTTGACGATTTGATCACCCCGGGAGTCGATAGGAAGTCGCCAAGGGGTTGGTAGAGGCGGTGTGACCAGTTTGTTGATGCGAGATATTTTGCGTCCGGCCTGTACAAGATTTTGTTGGTCTCTTTGCCCGGTGTTGGAGAGGAATGACGAGAGCCGTTTCTCCGAAACTCCGGAAAAGTGCGATTCGTGTCCAATCCCTTGTCGAAATCGCTGTAGCGCTTCCGTTCCACCGTTCCCGCGTGTTGGAAAGGATCAGCGATAGGCAAAGCGAGGCACGGGATCGACTCAGCCCCTAAACGATTCCTTTTTTGTGATTTTTTGTGGCCCGAAATTGATCTTACTCAATGGGCAGGGACTGCACACTCGCCAGGTTGGGCTGGAGAGTTTCAGTGAGCCTCGAGTTTCGGGCCGCTAGCTGTAGAGCCGCGGGTTACCATTCCAGGGAGTAGAGGGCGCTGCCGGGGGAGCTCAGCGTATCTTCGAATTCACGACAATCGTTGGCCACGATTCGATTGCTGAAGAGTTCTCGTACGGTGAGACATTGATAGGGGAGGCGGAATTTGCGCTTGCCGCCAGTGGTCGTGTGCGTCGCGAGTAGATTCGAATTCGCGTAGACGGGTTCGCCGCCATCTCCGTAAAGGTGGACGCCCGCATCTCCGGCGACTTCCCGGAGAAACGAGTAAGAGGGCATTAGGTCGGCATGGAGGATGGATTTCCAATGGTCGAACTGGTACTCGCCGATCGTTCCGGGTTCGTAGGAAACTCCGGTGAGATTCTTGATGTTGGTCTCATTGTAGGATTCTCCGGAAATAACGCCGGCGCGATGAATCCAGAGGATCGTTCGGTTGTTCTTGGCTACATATTGTCGGATTCTTTCCGACTTCTCGTTGTCGCACGAAAATAGGTTCGGGAAGATCACCAGCTTGTAGTGGGAAAAGTCGATTCGATCGATGTCAGCGAAGGAATAGAGACTGTAGGGTGCCCCAATTCTGCCCAGAGGTTTACGAATGTTGCGGAGGACTTTGGTAATGTCTTCATGGTTTTCGTTGAGGTGGAGACAGCTCTCCGCGTCTACGATTACCGCGATCTCCTTGGCGGAGGGTGGGAGGCTGTCTTGGGCTTGCTCCATCCAGATCTCCTTCATGCGGTTGAGGGCATCGATGACCTCGGTAGCTTCATACCAGTGGTTCCACATGTCGAACCACCAGAGTGAGACTCCTGCGGTGAGGGCGATCGAAAATTCGCGTTGTAGCCCGGCGATCGAGGAAAGTTCATCGGGCCAGCGATGGTTCCAGGATTCTCCCCAAGGGATTCCCCAGGGAAGAAGAGGATTGCCGTTGGCCGTGTGGGTGAAGTGATCGAGTTCGCGGATGTAGTATTTCCCGTGAAGCTTCATGCTGTCGATAAGCGACATGAATCCACTGGCTCCGCCCATTTCACGGTCGAAATAAGTGCCGGGGGAAACAAAGAAATCAATGTCGGGGGACGAAAAGACTTTATCGTATCCGAGGTGCCCGTAAGAGACGAGACGTCCCTTGCCGTGTTCGAGCAGGTATCCGTAGAAGACTCCGAGCTTCGCTCGGTGGCGCAGGATGGATTGCGCCTTGCGGGCGAAGTGAAGAATCGTGTCGGCGATCTGGTTGCGATTGAAGTCCCAGTATAGACGACCCAGTTTGTCGATCTTCGGGTCTCTTAAGAGCCCGTGGGCGGCGCTTCCCCGTTGGTTGCGGGAGGGGAGGTCGCTCGATTCGTCGATGTCGTGTTCGTGACACCAATTGCGCCACGCTTCGATGCGGCTGGGAGATTCCTGGCCGTTGGAGGAGTCCTGCCACTCGCAAGTGGCTCCCGCACAAAGAATGTAGCTGTCGATGTGGTCTCCGTAATGAGTCTCACAATGTTCGAGAAAAACATTCATGTACTCTGCCGTCTCTTTGCGCCAACGTGCATCGCTCACAACCTTTCCGAGGTTGTAAAAGGAGTCGTCGTAGCGGGAATACCGAGTCAGCCAATTTGGGGTATTCAGATCGACCATGCAGATGAATCGAGCCTTTGGATTGGCTTCGAGGATCTCGTCAAACTGACAATCCAGATTCTCCCATTTGTAGACGCCAAAATGAGTCCAGTTGGGGGGGTGTTGACTGTATTGGACCCCGAGGCTGTTCAGGGTATTGGAGGGGTAGATGCAAATGGTATCGATCCCGATCCCTGCGAACTGAGCGACCGCCTCTTTTTGCGGCCAGAATGAACGGTATGCCATAAACGGGTGCGCCGGGCCATGGTTCCGGTTCTCCTGAATACTGATTTCTGGATTGCTCGGATTGGTTGGACGCTCAAGAGACGGTGTCGGTTCGGTGTTCGCCATTATCTTTGATAATCCCCGCGTGGTCGTTGCCTCTCAATGGCGTTGAGTTTCCCCTTTTTCGGAAAACTTGAGCTTTGCCGTGATCTCTCCGGGAGAGCTACTCCTTCTTCTAGAATTGGAGTGGGCAAGAGTTGTTAGGATCGGGTAAAAATCGAGGCTGGGAGGTCGATTATGATCCTCGCGAAGTGATTGTTCTGTAGACAAAATTCGAGAGATCATGTTGATTCGAGGAGGTTGGGAGATAGGGGAGACTCAGTGCAATTTTGATTGCCAGATCGATTTGGCCCATCACAAGCATGTCAGAAAATTTTTCACACCACGTCCGAAGGGAAAGTCATCTTAAGAACCCGGATCCTCACTATGATTTTCTTTGCGGATCTCGGCATTGCGCCTCGGAGAAGAAGTCGTGGAGCCAGAGAATTACCGAACGAGTGGGCTTGGTCCTTTGTGGAGAAGGGAAAGGTATGGTTCGATTCGAGAATCGGGATGTCGATGTGTTGCCGTCGGATCTTCTCCTTCTCAAACCCGGGGTGCCTCATTCGTTTCATCCCGGCGAGGGTTGGTCTTTCCAATGGTTTCATTTTCCGGTGCGTCCGCATATTACCGAAGCGCTGAGTTGGCCCGAAGTGATTCGGGGAGTGGGTAAGGTTCATCTGGAGCCGGAGGAGTTTCGTCGAGCGAAGAGTGCGTTGGAAGAGGCTCTCTTTCTGGATTTGAGGCGGCCGCGGAACTGGTGTGATTTGGCATTGATTCTGGTGGAGAGCGTGCTGATTCGCGGGTACAATCAGAACATCTCCGAGTCGGCGGGAATTGGCAGAATGGTTCTTCGGGCGCAGCAGATGCTCACGGAGTCGAATGACAGCGTGGACGAAATTGCCGAGCGTTGTGGTGTCTCCCGGGCGGGGCTCTACCAGAAGTTCAAAGATGCGGTGGGAGTGTCTCCCCGCCAATATCGGGAGGACACTCGGCTGCGTCGAGCGGTCCAGCTGCTCGCGTTGCCGGAGTATTCGATATCCGAGATCGCTCAGCAGGTTGGAATGCCGGATGCCTATTACTTTTCTACGAGGTTTCGTCGCGCTTTTGGTCAGCCACCACGAGAATTCCGAAAGAAAATTTTGGAGCGTTGAGCTTTGGCGGGCGGCTCTCTCAGTCGTTGAACCTCGGCCTGCGACGAGGGCGCTTCTCGCGCGGGGTCGATTTCGTTCTGCTCTGATGCTTTGGATCGGGCCTACAGAGGAAGACCCAGTCGCTACAGGCATTTGTTCGGAGTCGCATGGCAAGAGGTGAAGGATCTCTGAATGTCCGCTGACTTAGACGAAAGCGAAGGTTATTTGGATATTGTCCGATTCCGGTGATCTTTGCGATGGGATACAATCGTTTGAGAACTGGAAAAGCCCATGAGACCGAATATCCTCTTTTTGATGAACGACGAACACCGTTTCGATGTTCTGGGCTGTGCTGGAAATCAAGTGGTGCGCACGCCTTTTTTGGATCAGTTGGCGGAGACCGGATTGGTTTTTGACAATGCCTATACACCTTCTCCGATTTGTATACCGTCTCGTCAATGTCTTGCCATGGGGCAGTACCCGCATACCTGTAACGTTCGGCGGTACGGGGAAGACTTACCCCCATTCAGCAATACGTTTGCCGATCATTTTTCGCGGAATGGTTATCTTACCGTTTGTGCCGGAAAGCTTCATCATATGGGACGTGACCAGATGCAGGGGTGGCTTCGTCGTATTGGCGACAACACTCATGTGAGTCCGAACTTCATCGACGATTACCGCGCGGATCCGGTGAAGCCCCTACCCGGTTGCGGAAAATGGTCGCAGCGGAAGGAGATCCTGCGGGCGGGAATCGGACATGGTCCGAATACTCACGATACCGACGCTTATGCCTTGGAGGGTGCATTGCGCTTTATCGAGCAACATTTCTGCGATTCCTACTATGACCGGCCCGGAGCGCATCAGCCGTTGATGTTGAAGGTCAGCTTTAATCGGCCTCACTACGCATTTCTGACGTCGGAGGAGCGCTTCGCCTACTATCTGAATCGGGTCCCGGTCTATGCGGATGAGCCCCGGTTCGATCATCCGGTTCTGGGGGCGGAAGACTTGCACGTGAGCACGGACTCCTCCCTCACGGAGCGCGATTTAAGGCGGGCGACCGCCGCCTATTACGGTATGGTTGAGGAGACGGACGCGGATTTTGCCCGTTTGGGCCGAGCGCTGGAAGCGGTCGGCCAGAATCTTGATGAGTGGATTGTTGTCTTTACCGCCGACCATGGCGATATGCTGGGTGAGCATGCCGCATGGGAGAAACAGAAATTCTTCGAAGGCTCTGTTCGGGTTCCCTTGATGATTCGATGGCCCAAGGGCTTTGCGGGCGGACGGCGGATTCCCCAGAACGTCAGTTTATGCGATCTTTATGCGACCTTTTGCGACCTCGCGGCGTTGGAGTGTCCCGAAGGTTTGGACAGCCGGAGCCTTCGGCCCTTGTTGGAGGGTGGGAATGATCTGCGATGGGACAACGAGTGCCTGTCTCATTTCGGAAACGGGCATCTCATGATCAAACGGGACGAATTGAAGTATCAATGCTATGGTGACGATGGTCCGGAAGTCCTTTTTGACCTTGCCCGAGATCCATTAGAGCGGATCAATTTTGTCGATGACGTCCGGTACGCGTCGGATCTGGAGAAGCTTCGCAGAAGACGTGACTCCCTAGGATACTACTGATCGGATCGTGAAAGTGTTGTCCATCAAAGGATCCAGAAAGCTATTTGAAACGGTAAATTAAGATCTATGAGCATACACAAAGAGAATGGTCATGATTCGGATCGTCTTGAGGATTGTTATGCGACCTGGGAGGATGGAATTCTTAAGTTCGGGAACTCTTATTTCGAGGAGCGGTGGGTTCAGGCCCCTGATGGGTTTCTGAAACCCCAGGATCTCCGCCGCAAGGGTGGGAAAATCTGGGGAGATCGGACCGGTGGAGAAAGCGTTTGGGAATCGGAATGGCG comes from the Puniceicoccus vermicola genome and includes:
- a CDS encoding carbohydrate binding domain-containing protein encodes the protein MNKLFCKCLFLGVVSSSSIVFGDSSLATWEYDPPENVRFSASKHHSAEIFYNSEVRTPAGEKVAMIELESLNFGAVPWEIQFSADYKGGLEVGKTYEVSFFCRATEGGVLDICAGLRNNPYTVVPGSTKEFQVSEDWKKYSFQFKTDRDYAEEMTVSRVMLASYGQPSTLYFGPIRLREVPPMVPLALSDDWVVFKNVSPPEDFARIPSEMKGPSGSVTPFLVGGVDGEIDLESASGGGESGRVAILFNEFESSGVGTMRVGMAADWWMQVFMNGKPIYDTLGTGNVSQDFSVNDHVFDFPVQKGNNVLAVKVKSGSKGWRFVYGEPSRAPLDPGLLVIRPGKRWKPLNMDAYIVKSGTALDFANLMGKPEPAGSYGRLIVSEEGRLVFEQRPDHPVRFLAFNNSLSWWRKNAHTWTKQDIENYADAIARQGYNMVRLHHVERFLLGFKIHDRPHKTLLETGIPESAEEIDFDFENYDRFEYLIFCLKERGIYINLDLMAANSGYTLAYTSKVDSRRSFRTQLLFNSEYRKHWKNAVEYLLTRENQYTGTSLKSDPMVALVEPFNEQDLRLYDKNMLKEFTPFFVEFLREKYGNDQDLQKAWSDPSITFANVPVISEDLLRKGDARSEDAGSFLIETMSDMTKWYFETLRGIGYNGLISQWDMIMRTMEVPVRALMPVIAQHSYFSHPSKGIPTKNLVEKSPNWRFKLGSPQYDIMVRQESSLNSSYFRAAAAARFLDRPFLVTEYSHSAYNKFRHERGLYFGSYASFQGWDCLTVHGDTTAVRDTVYEPLALFESAIDPISRASETVAALAFRRGDVEESKQTIEFPLTWDLMFPKHFLAAIGDGYAKLSMLAKIGVSYSEVEPLMAVGKVTPTLKMMPNHFSPLKVTTWYVKASSADEGYFDGLIEELRDAGVLASDNRTSFEERVFESDTKEIVLDAKKETMSVVSPRLEGAILKENSPVDLGNLKIEECSRPASVVVGTLESEGDILNSSHLLLVFATNALNDGMTFERSNMLLLAEIGDLPILMETAKVSLRLKTSQTVKPVVYALNMDGTRGETVPCELKAGELTLQMDTESLEYGTPYFEIVYPDGSLPEKK
- a CDS encoding helix-turn-helix domain-containing protein; the protein is MSENFSHHVRRESHLKNPDPHYDFLCGSRHCASEKKSWSQRITERVGLVLCGEGKGMVRFENRDVDVLPSDLLLLKPGVPHSFHPGEGWSFQWFHFPVRPHITEALSWPEVIRGVGKVHLEPEEFRRAKSALEEALFLDLRRPRNWCDLALILVESVLIRGYNQNISESAGIGRMVLRAQQMLTESNDSVDEIAERCGVSRAGLYQKFKDAVGVSPRQYREDTRLRRAVQLLALPEYSISEIAQQVGMPDAYYFSTRFRRAFGQPPREFRKKILER
- a CDS encoding sulfatase-like hydrolase/transferase, with product MRPNILFLMNDEHRFDVLGCAGNQVVRTPFLDQLAETGLVFDNAYTPSPICIPSRQCLAMGQYPHTCNVRRYGEDLPPFSNTFADHFSRNGYLTVCAGKLHHMGRDQMQGWLRRIGDNTHVSPNFIDDYRADPVKPLPGCGKWSQRKEILRAGIGHGPNTHDTDAYALEGALRFIEQHFCDSYYDRPGAHQPLMLKVSFNRPHYAFLTSEERFAYYLNRVPVYADEPRFDHPVLGAEDLHVSTDSSLTERDLRRATAAYYGMVEETDADFARLGRALEAVGQNLDEWIVVFTADHGDMLGEHAAWEKQKFFEGSVRVPLMIRWPKGFAGGRRIPQNVSLCDLYATFCDLAALECPEGLDSRSLRPLLEGGNDLRWDNECLSHFGNGHLMIKRDELKYQCYGDDGPEVLFDLARDPLERINFVDDVRYASDLEKLRRRRDSLGYY